The stretch of DNA aacagctgctgctgctgctgcgtcagACAGGGAGCTCCCAGCACAAAGGCAGCCGCAGAAGCCATCCCCTATCAAAGAGAATGAAGTTAAAGTgacaaattcaaaaataaatcatcTGAAACAAGGTCGTGGCCTCGCACATcagacatcatcatcatcgcatgCACAAAAACAGTTAAATGCTTCGACGCTCGAGGACGATCATGATTCAGGCATAGCTATGAATCCCCTTTTGAACAGCCTGGGTCGTCGCAATCCGATAGCCGAGAAAAAAAGCGTATTCTCCATTGCCTACGACGATGTCAGTCGGGTCAAAAAGATTCCCTCAGGCGGCGAGTCCCCACAATACTCGTAGTGCGAGTTCTGCGAATCATTTAATGTAGCAATCAAATGTGATAGCCTCAAAGGCTCCTTACCTACAAATCATCGAATACTAAATACTTAATGCAATACTTGTTCACTGCACAACAAATGCACATCTACATTTGTTAGCACATTCGTAGTCTATAGAATGTTGATAATGTTCAGCTCGTTTCAGTTCAACGGAAATACATCTAGATCCCTATTAATTAGTCGCTTTCATTACAATCATAAGCAGGTAAATTGTAACTAACTATAGTAGATGCTTCGAACTACATAACGtctaaattaatttcatgtatgtacataagtataggcatatgtatatatctttTAAGACACATTACTAATTAACTTTGAACATTAACTCATTGTTAGCAGAGTATTTCATTCGTCGGCTATACCCTTTCAGAGGGTATAGTAAACATATTATAGAAGACCACTGTAACTGCCATATAAAAAACGTGTGTTTGTGAGAGAAGCTTTTTTATTCTAAAGatatttaaaccaaccaaacgGTACAAACTGCAGTTTCATTTGTATTGATAACTTTGACTGTACGTTGCATAGCATTAATTTATGTCCATACGTAGCTGTCGGTCAATAAGCAAATCGTTGAACGAACAAAATTTtagataaatatgtacatgtatgtacgtatatgaGTTAAATGCATTGGTAgataatatacatacgtacatacatatgtatgtatgtacatatgtacaaatgtatgtatgtacatatatacaaatattactGGTAACTATGATCAATCGTTAGGTTAGGCAAATTCACAGCCTAAGAGAAAtcttacgtacatatgtatatacatatgtacacacatacatacatatgtacatatgtatgtgcagaCTTGCGGACTTGAGCAATCTGAGCATTTAATTGGGTATTTTTTTAAGACACCCTAAGTACTTTACGGAAGCTAAAGACTTGGTTAGATTCCGGGCTCAACCGGGTCAGTGAGGATTTTTCGACTGAGGGCAAGACATGAAGGATTGTGTCTTCCGACATCCGAGATTTCTGGAGAAGATCGTGGGGCCCAGAAACAGTGGAGATTAAGAGTGCGTCAGGGTAACTCCGCTCAACGGCCTGTTCCTAGCAGCGCTTCTCTGCGTGCACCCTGCGATTCCCGCTAGACACCGCACAGACTAAAGCTACTATTAAACAAGCGGCTAAACGGGCCTATTTTTGGACCTCAtccatgcatatgtacatagttacatacatacgttcATACATAAATGACGGCAAAAGCAAGCTAAACATTACATATTTGGCGGCATTTGTTTATACTTGAAATATCGACATATATACCGATATCAGACACAAACTTGTTTCAGCAACACTATGGGTGTAGATCGGCAACATGttcaaaaatatcttttatcTGTTCATTTTGTACCCTGTATATGTCCGGACcatattatatttttactACGAAAATGAGTTTAAAGTACATTTACGGCTTATCGGTATATAAAATGGTATGCTTAATGAATTTCATCGGTCTATTATTTTCAAGCTTCAAGGTATATTTCAGAATATAGGGTTTCGAAACGCTCATACGTGTTTTCAATGTGTGTGCTCATATCTGAAACGTAAAAATGAGTGAAGAGTTGCTGACCtaatcctctctttggcatgCAACGGCAAGGTATGTCAAGCAGGTAAAAAGGACGAATTTATTTAAGGATCCCACCTTTTTCGCACCTGTTGAAAGATCCCTatactcaaaaaaaaaaagtaccattatattcaaacatttctttcatcaataTCTAAattaagcttactgatggtcactttttttaatttattaattttttcaattaatttttaaatctttgcatttttttattaAACAGCGGTTTCCGTGGGCATTCGACTAAAGTCatgaaaaacaagaagatggaatgcaaagtTTAATAAGATTTATTCGGGTTTTAATGCTTACGTTCCAATCTATTCAAAAAGGTATCAATTGTttaattcgaaagactggaagggtctcaaaaatatgTGTGATAGTGATgatactatttcattgaacacaatgGGTGTAATATACCTTGCAGCCCTAGAATTTTTGTGACGTTTACCCGTTGTCGACACCCTAATTTGGCTCACCAATTTCGCAGATTTAGACTCGCTCCATTaatacatacaacatacaacatacatcatACATCGTCAAGTCaatctaaatatttaaactcacctaaaaatgtgcaagtgtcTGGCCGGTAACGTAGTGTGCTGGTAagtaaaatatgtacatacatacgtataatGTACATGTTGTAAAATAAAGTGAGAATTaatgtgtatatacatatgtatctacacaAGTACTTTAAGTATGtatgaaaaaatatatacaaaggaaaagaaagagtGTTGAAGGTGTGATAAAAGCAATACCGATCATTGCCAATGTTTTGTTGTCAAATAACTTCGATTTGCAAGTAAGAATCATTCTGATAACATTCATGCATAcacaagtacacacacacacttaaagGTATAACTATGgagatatataaataaataaatggtatCTAAGCAACAGAATGtgttttttcaaaatatttcttgAATTTTAAGCAACATAAACAAGGTGTTCTCTTATGGCCTTTTGTATTTGACCAATGCAATAATAAAGGCTTCCGATCTTACCTGTTCAAAtaaccatacatacatatgtacatacagaaaGCCAGAAAAGCTTGAAAACATAGGGACAGACTTGGGAGTTATAACTGATCATGaagagtatgtacatatgtatacatttgtatctacatacataaatacatacatatatacaataaaatatgtacatatgtatgtatgtatgtacaaatgtatgctGAATGGTCTGGGGGATGTTTTGTTCTGTGACGCGTTCAGGGTTTTGGCTTATTTCATATTCTCGGTTAATTTTTTTACATTATGGCtcttttaattgacttgaaactccttacaacaacaaaatatcacTGTCTTTTAGTGGAGATAGAGACAATTGAGTTACTTAATTGAAAGTAGCTCAGAATGGCGTTAAAAATTGGTACGAGGAAGCGACCAAATTTATAAAACTGCAGTTCTCCAATTCCAACGAATTTTTTATACACGGCAAGGGCTAGTTTTTCGATCTGGCTTAAAAAATGTGTCTTAAGTTTTTGGCTATCATAATTTCCTatattcacatatgtatgtatttatactCGAGTATTTTTATTGAGCGAAGAGGAGAACACTCTTATTAGTATAGTTTCCTATGGCTCCAATCTGTCTTGGCTCCAGACGGTCTTGGCTCCACTCAGACGCAATGAGTTCATTGTTTAGTTGTCTAGCAATATGATGCTCCCCAGCACGCGACACTGTGTCGGCAGTGGCCAGTTTCACATTTCCGTTTGGGGTGGAAATTTCATTAGATACAACATTTTCTCCGCAATTTCAAAAGTGTATTAcgtcatatttatttacatacataagtacatttatacatacatatgtatgtacatatgtgattAATATGGCATATGTACTTAAAGCATTCAGGCTGGCCTGAGTACAAACTAGtaagaaaaacacacatataaaaacataattatatttatttcaaattatgAGAaccatgtatgtatgtacattcaataGTATGTTTTCAAAGTAGAATCAGAAGTCCTGGTAATCGGATTCACGATCTGAGCCCCGGATCTTGAATCTATTTTTAAGTGACTAAGCTATGCAGAGATCGCTATCTTATCTTCTTATTCTTTATCTTATGAAATGCATATAGTAGAtgttcatatatgtatttcgcgagtggcagagagagaatgatTCAGATGCTTTATTCATTCAGTGAGCATAGGAAACGGTTCATCAAATAATCTTTAGttattattttactttaattCTCAACATTGTTCTGGTTCACtctaaatttgtttttccaattCGTCgcacattcatatgtatgtatgtacatacatacggatatacatttgtatatacatacatacatatttatttaactttatgAGTCTAAGCACGCAAATCCACAATGGGACggcaggagtgggagtggagtATTTCTACGAGAACTAATTGCAATTGGAGACAACTGACGGTTGGGAGAGAAGGCAACTAACAGTCCACTCTTTTTAATTAAGCATATGCCAGGCataaaaacatttcctttACTGCTGATCCACTGGGAGCTATAAAACTGTTGTAAATAAAACGTATCCAAATATTGATGCTGACTAACTAGATATAGATTTACGAAGCTTCATAGATTTACAAGAATTTATTACATATATTGCTAACTATTGCTAAAAAGGAACCATCTCAAAAAACAATTgtcaatattttcaattagtaTCTCGACTTTCGTGCATCTAACGAAACTgagtaaataaaaagtttttatttctttgtccTTTCAGCTGCTTTAATTGCGCACTAAGTGTGCTAATATCAATCATCAGCACTTTTCTAATCGTGTTTATTGTGGTTGGATTGACTGTGTACTTTGTTTACTATTACGAGAAGGAGGATGATGTGTCCAAGCTCAAAAACCAGGTCACGGACAACTTCCAGTCAGGCCTTGACAAAATAAAAGATGCCCTAAGCAAGTAGTAGGCTACCATAAAATATGTAAGTTGATAgagtaattaaaattaaactgCAACTACTGATTCAATTActattaattcaattttttttctaGGTTTTGCTACCAACCACCTAATACGGAGCCAAAATTATGATAATTTGCAAGCCTTTCCAATACAAGTACAAAATGTCCGTGTTCCAtttaattattgcaaaaaGTCTAAATACAAtagacacatacacatatacacatgtgtgtaaactcaaatatttacacattttaaatacagaaaaaaatgcgaattcaattaaatataacaaCATCTTCGTGTAAGCATTTAAAGTACATTTCTCAAACAAATTAACTGAACTGAGTAACTTAATAATCCTAAGGCAACCGACCACCgcatcaaatgaaatgatgCTCACAAACTAAGAACTATTCTTGCGATTGTATTTCTTGTATTTCAACTTAAAAAAATAAGTTTATTATGGGACATcctaataaaaatgtattctcTGCATTTTCGATGAATAATTTCATGTATTTAtctatatattatttatattaaatgcGAAGTAACGAAACgtaatatttaatgttttattttctttgaaaaATTGAGACTTTGTAAACACAGTGGTATTCCTTttcttgcctttgcctttcttGCCAGACAGCAGCGTCAAAACCTTCCCTTTCCATCTGTGCTTGATCGTAAACTCGTGGAAGATGTTTGGATATTTCCCGTAGCCTTAGAATTCTGCAGGTAGGTAGCGGGTATGCCTGTTCAAATACCTCCTGCTGTTAATTTCAATCCAGCCAGATGGGTCCATCAGTGGTGCTAGcaaaaaggcaattaaaataacGCAGGTAACGCAGGTATACAAGTCAGAACTCCTAAGGCGTTCGTAGCAAATTTGGTACATTATTGGGTTCAGTGGCAAGAAAAAAACCTGTTGATCTAGTGAAAAACGTACATCGGATTCGTATTCAGCTAATATGAAATATAGAGTCCACATAGTCAAATCCCCAGGTCACAgccaacatttttatacccgtaGAGTGGCGTTTCAGTACTTACAAAGGATTTTACGGAAAATGTTTGGCTTGAGTTTATGTTGGGCAAGCATGCATTTCGCTGGGAATAAATAGTACCTCCAGTGcaaccaaatgcaaacaacGCCAAAGGCAATACTTAATAAAATCGATATATTAAAAACCTTTTGAAGCCATCGACTCGATTAAATTGTACCAGGCTCCCATAATATGATGAGGAAGCCTCGTGCACGTGCCGCTGATTACTGCCAATCGTTCGACGACTTCGATTTGGACCCGATTGTATGtattatgtgtatgtatgtaattatgtatggCTGCATACTCTTATTGGgtccttctgtgtgtttggggcAAAGTTCACTAGAACCTGCGCAGTGACCACAATTTGTATCCGGGACTCTCTCTGGAATAAAGTTTAATAGAATAACAAGGAACAGAAAAAACACGAaatgagagagcaagagcgtaTT from Drosophila subobscura isolate 14011-0131.10 chromosome O, UCBerk_Dsub_1.0, whole genome shotgun sequence encodes:
- the LOC117896530 gene encoding protein midgut expression 1, coding for MCKCLAGNVVCCCFNCALSVLISIISTFLIVFIVVGLTVYFVYYYEKEDDVSKLKNQVTDNFQSGLDKIKDALSK